In one Neobacillus sp. WH10 genomic region, the following are encoded:
- the der gene encoding ribosome biogenesis GTPase Der, translated as MVKPVIAIVGRPNVGKSTIFNRIVGERISIVEDIPGVTRDRIYSSGEWLTHDFNVIDTGGIDIGDEPFLEQIRQQAEVAIDEADVIIFLTNGREGVTAADEEVAKILYKSKKPIVLGVNKIDNPEMREQIYDFYSLGFGEPIPVSGSHGLGLGDLLDEAAKHFPKNKPLVYDDDVIKFSLIGRPNVGKSSLVNAILGEDRVIVSNIAGTTRDAVDSQYTYNGQKYVIIDTAGIRKKGKVYESTEKYSVLRALRAIERSDVVLVVINAEEGIIEQDKKIAGYAHEAGRAVVIVVNKWDAIEKDEKTMKELEQKIREHFLFLSYAPIVFLSAKTKKRIHTLLPMIDTASENHSMRVETSVLNDVIMDAVAMNPTPTDKGKRLKIYYATQVAVKPPTFVVFVNEPELLHFSYERFLENRIRDAFGFEGTPIKIYARERK; from the coding sequence ATGGTAAAACCAGTTATTGCCATTGTTGGACGACCTAACGTTGGAAAATCAACGATCTTTAATCGAATTGTCGGTGAACGTATTTCCATTGTTGAGGATATTCCGGGAGTAACAAGAGATCGTATTTATAGTTCAGGTGAATGGTTGACACATGATTTTAATGTAATCGATACAGGTGGAATTGATATTGGTGATGAACCGTTTCTTGAGCAAATTCGTCAGCAGGCAGAAGTGGCGATTGATGAAGCAGATGTTATTATCTTCTTAACAAATGGACGAGAAGGGGTAACCGCTGCAGATGAAGAAGTTGCAAAAATATTATATAAGTCTAAAAAACCCATTGTATTAGGGGTTAATAAAATCGATAATCCTGAAATGCGTGAGCAAATTTATGATTTTTATTCTCTAGGATTTGGTGAACCCATCCCCGTTTCAGGTTCACACGGATTAGGCCTTGGTGATTTATTGGACGAGGCTGCAAAACACTTTCCGAAAAACAAGCCATTAGTATATGATGATGATGTGATCAAGTTTTCCTTAATTGGACGGCCAAATGTCGGAAAGTCATCGCTTGTAAATGCGATTTTGGGTGAGGACCGTGTAATCGTCAGCAATATTGCAGGCACAACACGTGATGCAGTCGATTCACAATATACGTATAATGGGCAAAAATATGTCATCATTGATACAGCAGGAATAAGAAAAAAAGGTAAAGTGTATGAGAGTACCGAAAAATATAGTGTTCTCCGTGCACTTAGGGCGATTGAACGTTCCGATGTCGTTCTTGTAGTTATTAATGCTGAAGAAGGAATCATTGAGCAAGATAAGAAGATTGCCGGATATGCCCATGAGGCAGGCCGTGCCGTTGTCATTGTGGTTAATAAGTGGGATGCGATTGAAAAAGATGAGAAGACAATGAAAGAGCTGGAACAAAAGATTAGGGAACATTTCTTATTTCTAAGTTATGCTCCAATTGTGTTTTTATCTGCAAAAACGAAAAAGAGGATTCATACCCTGCTGCCAATGATTGATACCGCAAGTGAAAACCATTCCATGAGGGTTGAAACAAGTGTGTTAAATGATGTTATTATGGATGCGGTCGCCATGAATCCGACACCAACTGATAAAGGAAAACGCTTGAAAATTTATTATGCTACACAAGTAGCAGTTAAACCCCCTACATTTGTTGTTTTTGTCAATGAACCTGAATTATTGCATTTCTCCTATGAGAGGTTTCTTGAAAATCGAATTAGAGACGCTTTTGGATTTGAGGGAACCCCTATCAAAATTTATGCCAGAGAAAGAAAATAA
- a CDS encoding YpzI family protein, with the protein MGEDRQEKKIKASRRVESDRDQALHYPGATKLSSPEEARGLNDGKR; encoded by the coding sequence ATGGGAGAAGACCGCCAAGAAAAAAAAATAAAAGCAAGCAGAAGAGTTGAGTCAGACCGAGATCAGGCATTGCACTACCCAGGTGCAACCAAGCTTTCTAGTCCTGAAGAGGCACGTGGTTTAAATGATGGTAAAAGATAA
- the fni gene encoding type 2 isopentenyl-diphosphate Delta-isomerase, which translates to MSRSERKWDHIRFALQNQQNRSTVFDDINFIHQSLPNISVTDVRLDHSIGELSLSSPIFINAMTGGGGEKTYQINKELAMAAKLTGLAMAVGSQMSAIKDKGERYTYEIVRKENPQGIIIANLGSEATAENAKIAINMIEANALQIHLNVIQELTMPEGDRDFSGALKRIETIVKAVDVPVFVKEVGFGMTKETVKTLSQVGVAGVDIGGSGGTNFAEIENKRREKSFPFFNGWGIPTPISIIEAALNSDEISIIGSGGFLTGHDIAKGIALGANAIGMAGFFLRILVENGLEALQKEIETLHNELIMIMTALGAKNISDLKKVPLIISGETYHWLNQRGIDTKQYSCRSIK; encoded by the coding sequence GTGTCTAGATCTGAACGAAAATGGGATCACATTCGCTTTGCTCTGCAAAATCAGCAAAACCGTTCAACAGTTTTCGATGATATAAATTTTATTCACCAAAGCTTACCGAATATCAGTGTAACCGATGTTCGATTAGACCATTCAATTGGCGAACTTTCTTTAAGTTCGCCAATTTTTATCAATGCGATGACTGGCGGCGGGGGTGAAAAGACCTATCAGATTAACAAAGAACTGGCAATGGCTGCAAAATTGACTGGCTTAGCTATGGCCGTAGGGTCTCAAATGTCTGCTATAAAGGATAAGGGCGAAAGATATACATATGAAATAGTTCGAAAAGAGAATCCACAAGGGATTATAATAGCTAATTTAGGTAGCGAAGCAACAGCAGAGAATGCCAAAATCGCAATTAATATGATTGAGGCCAATGCCTTGCAAATCCATTTAAATGTTATACAAGAACTAACGATGCCTGAAGGGGATCGAGATTTTTCGGGTGCCTTAAAAAGAATTGAGACAATTGTTAAAGCGGTAGATGTTCCTGTTTTTGTTAAAGAAGTAGGTTTCGGGATGACAAAGGAAACAGTAAAAACTCTTTCACAAGTCGGCGTCGCTGGGGTTGATATTGGGGGCTCCGGGGGAACAAATTTCGCAGAAATAGAAAATAAGCGTCGAGAAAAAAGTTTCCCATTTTTTAATGGATGGGGCATTCCTACGCCAATTTCTATCATTGAAGCCGCATTAAATTCTGATGAAATTTCCATTATTGGGTCAGGTGGTTTTTTAACAGGACATGACATTGCCAAGGGCATTGCTTTGGGTGCAAATGCAATCGGTATGGCAGGTTTTTTCTTGCGGATTCTAGTTGAAAATGGATTAGAAGCATTACAGAAAGAAATCGAAACACTGCACAATGAATTAATAATGATTATGACTGCACTGGGAGCAAAAAACATTTCTGATTTAAAAAAAGTGCCGCTGATCATCTCAGGCGAAACCTATCATTGGTTAAATCAAAGAGGAATTGATACGAAACAATACAGCTGTCGTTCCATTAAATAA
- the rpsA gene encoding 30S ribosomal protein S1: protein MSEELNQVEVKSFEIGDRVTGQVTKVEEKQVLVAVQGSKLDGIIPISELSSLHIEKASDAAAEGDELELEVLKVEEEALILSKRKVDAEKAWESLEQQFQNGEVFETEVKDVVKGGLVVDLGVRGFVPASLVEAHFVEDFSDYKGRTLSFKIVELDKEKNRLILSHRVVVEEEKGKQKQNLLDELKVGQVIDGTVQRITDFGAFVDIGGIDGLVHISQISYEHVDKPSDVVQEGQQVKVKVLSVDRDNERISLSIKETLPGPWFNISEKAPKGSILDGTVKRLVSYGAFVEVFPGVEGLVHISQIAHKHIGTPHEVLKEGQIVKVKVLEVNEQDQRLSLSIKELLEKEVEENIDYELPEESKGFQLGEVIGDKLKNLRK from the coding sequence ATGTCGGAAGAATTAAATCAAGTAGAAGTAAAAAGCTTTGAAATTGGAGACAGAGTAACTGGACAAGTTACTAAAGTAGAAGAAAAACAGGTGCTTGTGGCTGTTCAAGGAAGTAAACTAGATGGAATTATTCCCATTAGTGAACTATCAAGTCTGCATATTGAAAAAGCATCCGATGCAGCAGCAGAAGGTGATGAGTTAGAACTTGAAGTTTTAAAAGTAGAGGAAGAAGCATTGATTCTTTCAAAAAGAAAAGTTGATGCAGAAAAGGCATGGGAGAGCTTAGAACAACAATTCCAAAATGGTGAGGTTTTTGAGACAGAAGTAAAGGATGTCGTAAAAGGCGGCCTCGTTGTGGATCTTGGCGTTCGCGGCTTTGTTCCTGCATCACTTGTAGAAGCACATTTTGTCGAGGATTTCAGCGATTACAAAGGGCGTACGCTTTCCTTTAAGATTGTTGAACTTGATAAAGAAAAGAACCGCTTAATCCTTTCACATCGAGTAGTTGTGGAAGAAGAAAAAGGTAAACAAAAACAAAATCTTCTTGATGAACTTAAAGTAGGCCAAGTAATTGATGGAACAGTTCAAAGAATAACTGATTTTGGAGCATTTGTTGATATTGGAGGAATCGATGGTCTTGTTCATATTTCACAAATATCCTATGAGCATGTTGATAAGCCATCAGATGTTGTTCAAGAAGGTCAACAGGTTAAAGTAAAGGTATTAAGTGTGGATCGCGATAATGAAAGAATTTCTTTATCAATTAAAGAAACACTTCCAGGACCATGGTTCAATATTTCTGAAAAAGCACCTAAGGGGAGTATTTTAGATGGTACTGTTAAAAGATTAGTTTCTTATGGTGCTTTTGTCGAAGTCTTTCCAGGTGTAGAAGGCCTTGTTCATATTTCACAAATTGCCCATAAGCACATTGGAACACCGCATGAAGTTCTAAAAGAAGGGCAAATTGTAAAAGTAAAAGTTCTTGAAGTGAATGAACAAGATCAACGTCTATCATTGAGCATAAAAGAATTGCTTGAGAAAGAGGTAGAGGAAAACATTGATTATGAGCTTCCTGAAGAGTCAAAAGGCTTCCAGCTTGGTGAAGTTATTGGAGATAAATTAAAGAATCTAAGAAAATAA